One window of Candidatus Microthrix subdominans genomic DNA carries:
- a CDS encoding DUF86 domain-containing protein, translating to MTPVEPNPDVVIRRLRMMRDALDTLDGFRGVDVAQLNDDPVARAAVERLLQVIVGLAFDINAHLVAKTLGRSPETGRASFHDLVEAGVLDEALAATLAPSAGLRNVLVHHYVDLRMDLIADAVRTVGDGFPAYITAVARYLDPS from the coding sequence ATGACACCGGTCGAACCCAACCCGGATGTGGTTATCCGCCGGCTCCGGATGATGCGCGACGCGCTGGACACCCTTGACGGGTTTCGAGGGGTGGACGTCGCCCAGTTGAACGATGACCCTGTCGCCCGAGCGGCGGTCGAGCGGCTGCTCCAGGTGATTGTGGGCCTGGCCTTCGACATCAATGCCCACCTCGTTGCCAAGACCCTGGGTCGTTCACCCGAGACCGGCCGCGCCTCGTTTCACGACCTCGTCGAGGCCGGTGTGCTCGACGAGGCGCTCGCCGCCACGCTCGCCCCGTCCGCAGGGCTCAGAAACGTTTTGGTGCATCACTACGTCGACCTGCGGATGGACCTGATCGCCGATGCGGTACGCACCGTGGGAGATGGATTTCCCGCTTACATCACCGCCGTGGCTCGCTACCTCGATCCATCCTGA
- a CDS encoding LLM class F420-dependent oxidoreductase: MKLAMALNYSGDPRDTAAEAADLERAGIDVGWVAELYSFDAVSILGYLAAKTETMELGSAILPIYSRTPTLTAMTAAGLDAVSEGRFILGIGASGPQVIEGWHGVPYDKPIGRQRELIEICRKVWRREVVTHDGPSYHLPLPEGEGTGLGKPLKLINHPKRANIPVYIASLGPKNVEVTAEIAEGWLPVFFHPEKAASVWGDSLAAGAAKRDPSLPPLEVVAGGTVSICGEAEAAEIRNGARFMTALYVGGMGAKGKNFYNNIFCKYGYEEAAEQIQDLYLAGKKEEAMAAVPQEFLDATSMVGDEGYVRERIEAYRAAGVTRLQVHPVGENPLELIEKVKGWAG; this comes from the coding sequence ATGAAGCTTGCGATGGCCCTCAACTACTCCGGCGACCCACGCGACACGGCGGCCGAGGCCGCCGACCTGGAACGGGCCGGTATCGACGTGGGATGGGTGGCCGAGCTGTACAGCTTCGACGCCGTGTCCATCCTGGGATATCTGGCGGCCAAGACCGAGACGATGGAGTTGGGCTCGGCGATCCTGCCCATCTACAGCCGTACCCCGACGCTGACCGCCATGACGGCCGCCGGGCTGGATGCGGTGTCGGAGGGCCGCTTCATTTTGGGCATCGGCGCGTCCGGGCCCCAGGTGATCGAGGGCTGGCACGGCGTGCCCTACGACAAGCCGATCGGGCGCCAGCGTGAGCTGATCGAGATCTGCCGCAAGGTGTGGCGCCGCGAAGTGGTCACCCACGACGGCCCCAGCTATCACCTGCCCCTGCCCGAGGGCGAGGGCACCGGGCTGGGCAAACCGCTGAAGCTGATCAACCACCCCAAGCGGGCCAACATCCCCGTGTACATCGCTTCGTTGGGGCCCAAGAACGTCGAGGTGACCGCCGAGATCGCCGAGGGGTGGCTCCCGGTGTTCTTCCACCCGGAGAAGGCCGCCTCGGTGTGGGGCGACTCGCTCGCAGCGGGCGCCGCCAAACGCGACCCGTCGCTGCCCCCGCTCGAGGTGGTCGCCGGCGGCACCGTGTCGATCTGCGGCGAGGCGGAGGCGGCCGAGATCCGCAACGGCGCCCGCTTTATGACGGCGCTGTACGTCGGCGGCATGGGCGCCAAGGGCAAGAACTTCTACAACAACATCTTTTGCAAGTACGGCTACGAGGAGGCCGCAGAGCAGATTCAGGATCTGTACCTGGCCGGCAAGAAGGAGGAGGCGATGGCGGCGGTGCCTCAGGAGTTCCTCGACGCCACCTCGATGGTGGGCGACGAGGGCTACGTGCGCGAGCGCATCGAGGCCTACAGGGCCGCCGGCGTCACCCGCTTGCAGGTCCACCCGGTGGGCGAGAATCCGTTGGAGTTGATCGAGAAGGTCAAGGGCTGGGCGGGCTGA
- a CDS encoding nuclear transport factor 2 family protein — MEASTIHQTIDRWHAYLQGDEPDGLESLLADDVVFYSPIIYTPQAGKAVTALYLEAAKQTLPGSKPTGDGSGGTETAFRYVKQVLDGDTAVLEFETSLEGTYVNGVDIIRIDDDGRIVEFRVMLRPLKAINLVHRLMGEALEALTR; from the coding sequence ATGGAAGCATCAACCATTCACCAGACCATCGACCGCTGGCATGCCTACCTGCAGGGCGACGAGCCGGACGGGCTCGAGTCGCTGCTGGCCGACGACGTCGTGTTCTACTCGCCGATCATCTATACGCCTCAGGCGGGCAAGGCGGTGACCGCCCTGTACTTGGAAGCGGCCAAGCAGACGTTGCCAGGATCGAAGCCGACCGGTGACGGCTCGGGCGGCACCGAGACGGCCTTCCGGTACGTCAAGCAGGTGCTCGACGGTGACACCGCCGTACTGGAGTTTGAGACGTCGCTCGAAGGCACCTACGTCAACGGCGTCGACATCATCCGCATCGACGACGACGGACGGATCGTGGAGTTTCGGGTGATGCTGCGCCCCCTTAAGGCCATCAACCTGGTGCATCGCCTGATGGGCGAGGCGCTGGAGGCGCTGACTCGCTGA
- a CDS encoding rhodanese-like domain-containing protein, which translates to MAGWLERGDDVRLLDVRSPAEFETAHIPGSYNVPLNMLGEHADEIRAHLDVPVVIICRSGGRAAQANRTLAGSGMSNTHILEGGLMGWDDGSRPLTRGEARWDIERQVRMVAGSMIAGSVLASVKFPKARFLAGAVGGGLAFAAASNTCMMGNLLGRLPYNQSNSCDIDKMVDELTGRA; encoded by the coding sequence ATGGCCGGATGGCTCGAGCGTGGCGACGACGTGAGGCTGCTCGACGTCCGTAGCCCGGCCGAGTTCGAGACCGCCCACATCCCCGGCAGCTACAACGTGCCGCTCAACATGTTGGGCGAGCACGCCGACGAAATCCGCGCCCACCTCGACGTGCCGGTGGTGATCATCTGCCGGTCGGGCGGCCGGGCAGCCCAGGCCAACCGCACGCTCGCCGGTTCCGGGATGTCCAACACCCACATCCTTGAAGGGGGGCTGATGGGGTGGGATGACGGCAGCCGCCCGCTCACGCGCGGCGAGGCTCGCTGGGACATCGAACGCCAGGTTCGCATGGTCGCCGGCTCGATGATTGCCGGCAGCGTGCTGGCCAGCGTCAAGTTCCCCAAGGCTCGGTTTCTGGCCGGAGCGGTCGGCGGCGGGCTCGCCTTCGCAGCCGCATCCAACACCTGCATGATGGGCAACCTCCTCGGGCGCCTGCCGTACAACCAGAGCAACTCGTGCGACATCGACAAGATGGTCGACGAGCTCACCGGGCGGGCCTGA
- a CDS encoding MBL fold metallo-hydrolase, which produces MLFTQYYLDCLSHASYMVADTDAGVAAVVDPRRDIEEYLADAKEAGVEIKYVIETHVHADFLSGHLEMAAATGAEIIYGEAADTEFAIRKVTDGERISLGEVTLEFRATPGHTPESISVVVYEHPDDETPYGVLTGDTLFIGDVGRPDLLSSIGVTAEELGGQLYDSLRNKIMPLPDETRVFPAHGAGSACGKNLSTETSSTLGEQRQSNYALAPMSKERFVELVTEGQPAAPKYFFFDAVANRSDRELLDTDPPAQLNLEQVLEAQRNGAAVLDVRDALDFAQGHLAGSLNVGLEGRYAEFAGIAVPHDADIVLITDPGQGAEAQLRLGRIGFDNVIGVLEGPEAAFVTQPEVTARCSRLTAAAFDEARIASDDVQVIDVRNPGEIALGSIPGALEIPLAQMQDRLDEIDLDRPIVVHCAGGYRSSLGASWLRSQGATDVSDLLGGYDAWVALHAPA; this is translated from the coding sequence ATGTTGTTCACCCAGTACTACCTGGACTGCCTGTCCCACGCGAGCTACATGGTCGCTGATACGGACGCAGGGGTGGCCGCCGTGGTCGACCCCCGACGCGACATTGAGGAATACCTGGCCGACGCCAAAGAGGCCGGAGTCGAGATCAAATACGTCATCGAAACCCACGTCCACGCCGACTTCCTCTCCGGCCACCTCGAGATGGCGGCCGCGACCGGCGCCGAGATCATCTACGGCGAAGCAGCCGACACCGAGTTCGCCATCCGCAAGGTGACCGACGGCGAGCGGATTTCGTTGGGCGAGGTCACGCTGGAGTTTCGAGCGACCCCTGGCCACACCCCCGAGTCGATCTCGGTGGTCGTCTACGAACATCCCGATGACGAGACGCCATACGGCGTGCTGACGGGCGACACGCTGTTCATCGGTGATGTCGGGCGTCCCGACCTGCTGAGCTCGATCGGCGTGACCGCCGAGGAGTTGGGCGGGCAGCTCTACGACTCGCTGCGCAACAAGATCATGCCGTTGCCCGACGAGACCCGGGTGTTCCCGGCACACGGCGCCGGTTCGGCCTGCGGTAAAAACCTGTCCACCGAGACCAGCTCCACCCTGGGCGAACAGCGCCAAAGCAACTACGCCCTCGCACCGATGAGCAAGGAACGTTTCGTCGAGCTGGTGACCGAGGGACAGCCAGCGGCGCCCAAGTACTTCTTCTTCGACGCCGTAGCCAACCGTTCCGACCGCGAGCTGCTCGACACCGATCCGCCCGCACAGCTCAACCTGGAGCAGGTGCTCGAAGCTCAGCGCAATGGGGCGGCCGTCCTCGACGTGCGTGACGCCCTCGACTTCGCCCAGGGGCACCTGGCCGGATCGCTCAACGTGGGCCTCGAAGGCCGTTATGCCGAGTTTGCCGGCATCGCCGTGCCCCACGATGCCGACATCGTCTTGATCACCGACCCCGGCCAAGGCGCCGAAGCGCAGCTGCGCCTGGGACGCATCGGCTTCGACAACGTCATCGGCGTTCTCGAAGGCCCCGAGGCTGCGTTCGTCACCCAACCTGAAGTCACCGCGCGGTGCTCCCGCCTGACCGCAGCAGCGTTCGACGAGGCACGCATTGCCAGCGACGACGTGCAGGTCATCGATGTGCGCAACCCGGGCGAAATCGCCCTCGGCTCCATCCCCGGGGCGCTTGAAATTCCCCTGGCCCAGATGCAGGACCGTCTCGACGAGATCGACCTCGACCGCCCGATCGTCGTGCACTGCGCCGGCGGCTACCGCTCCTCGCTGGGCGCCAGCTGGCTGCGCTCACAGGGCGCAACCGACGTCTCCGACCTGCTCGGCGGCTACGACGCCTGGGTTGCGCTGCACGCCCCGGCCTAA
- a CDS encoding SMC family ATPase — protein MKPNQLVIEAFGPYATRAEVDFDALADTRLFVVSGPTGAGKTSIFDAMCWALYGELPGNRLREGKVRSDAADPGHLTSVSLTFTVDDTVYRVMRQPEQDRPKLRGTGSTTEKQSVELHRRAAGAWEPMAHRWAETNRICADLVGLTPAQFQQVVLLPQGRFQEVLHATSDERTKLLRTLFDTAGFERAQDLLDRRAKTAETRRNSMIAELSRSEDSADAELDALQALVEAQGIELPPLTRSSPTEATFTSMVEAAEQPEPVAAQTTEPDAGRKRKRRGAAGPGQLSLVPDDGFGGAAAEDGDDTEVEVSSALDAATTGDPSGGPTSSAPQSTANAGVPATFSLGDRAERLELHGVALLDRRRDEHRAARNDAERALNAAHQLAERQAGFRTERAQLERRMERLDGMEASRLRLDSALRAAGVADAHQVAQRASLQLADAQTSAETALRQTASELTELIELWPNECGAPPAASVLAEASAGSATALPGWLIDAGRLDLTRVPTSDRARLADGLETLARRADRGAGELRGRAGEIAQARELARQASARQDEADAAAKQVAHLSAKLGELAAEQRTLDVERQELAALAGGADRAQAALTQATGLRDARIALDGERLALADIDAALAAVAQQTQALTVEADRLTAQRDAARQVAACVADHRGDADRAAAVLRLAKRRDQNQSELADAVAALQRHADVYANLMTAFTADAAPRLAAALIDGDDCPVCGSAEHPHLAAAPAGAEPVSTADLERAHAANMAAISKHSALQDRLDECVAELGDDAAESIAGLTERHRAAHNLVDRAVAAAVAVTDIEQRLTELVQQRQGLEQRDRTAHGQQAAGSERLTALLERLGDSADEAAADLETRVATAADDNRRCVAAVEAVVELDQHRTELAVQIENLTSQRSKAAEQQHAAAAQADQLQVQATAQLSSPDAIWPHAQLAQRCETLATVGRRAASSLGRLDAAALTDLESQAALRSSLTRQGFNDIDDIAAAALEESERRRLEASISRWDGEGFALTQRLVNIVEGGLSLIAPDLDGLAAQLADATDAADRLIEHASTARNHLGRARRAIAELDGRGDERAAAQADYEATDRLARMCRGHNAQRVTLEAWVLAHHLREVVTSANHRLGTMSRGRFQIHVDDEAADQRSKHGLDLSIADAETGTRRPVRTLSGGQTFQASLALALGLADTIATQRVGRDIGATFIDEGFGGLDADSLDTAIEVLNNLGAEGQMIGVITHVEELKAVLPVAIEVTPMGGGRSELTQLIGNPPAGASSAAGSSAEVA, from the coding sequence ATGAAGCCCAACCAACTCGTCATCGAGGCGTTCGGTCCCTACGCCACTCGGGCCGAGGTCGACTTCGATGCGCTGGCCGACACCCGGCTGTTCGTCGTGTCCGGTCCGACCGGCGCCGGCAAGACGTCCATCTTCGACGCGATGTGTTGGGCGCTGTACGGCGAGTTGCCCGGCAACCGGCTGCGGGAGGGCAAGGTCCGTTCCGACGCCGCCGACCCTGGACACCTCACCTCGGTATCGCTCACCTTCACGGTCGACGACACCGTCTATCGGGTGATGCGTCAGCCAGAGCAGGATCGACCAAAGTTGCGGGGCACCGGCAGCACCACCGAGAAGCAGTCGGTCGAGTTGCACCGGCGGGCGGCCGGCGCTTGGGAGCCGATGGCGCACCGGTGGGCCGAGACCAACCGCATCTGCGCCGACCTGGTCGGCCTGACCCCCGCCCAGTTTCAACAGGTGGTGCTGTTGCCACAGGGTCGCTTTCAGGAGGTGCTGCACGCCACGTCGGACGAACGAACCAAGCTGCTGCGCACGCTCTTCGACACCGCAGGCTTCGAGCGAGCCCAAGACCTGCTGGACCGACGAGCCAAAACCGCCGAGACGCGACGCAACTCGATGATCGCCGAGTTGTCCCGCTCGGAAGACTCCGCCGACGCCGAGCTGGATGCGTTGCAGGCACTCGTCGAGGCGCAAGGTATCGAGCTGCCGCCGTTGACGAGGTCCTCCCCGACGGAGGCCACGTTCACATCGATGGTCGAGGCGGCCGAGCAGCCGGAGCCAGTCGCCGCCCAGACCACCGAACCGGATGCCGGACGCAAGCGAAAGCGGCGAGGGGCCGCCGGGCCCGGCCAGCTCAGCCTGGTTCCCGACGACGGTTTCGGCGGCGCTGCGGCCGAGGACGGGGACGACACCGAGGTCGAGGTTTCCTCCGCTCTCGACGCGGCGACGACCGGCGACCCATCAGGCGGGCCGACTTCGTCCGCTCCTCAGTCCACGGCCAACGCGGGGGTGCCGGCGACCTTCTCGCTCGGCGACCGGGCAGAGCGGCTGGAACTCCATGGAGTGGCGCTGCTCGACCGGCGCCGCGACGAGCACCGGGCGGCACGCAATGACGCCGAAAGAGCGCTCAACGCAGCACACCAGCTCGCCGAGCGTCAGGCCGGCTTCCGCACCGAGCGTGCGCAGCTCGAACGGCGGATGGAGCGACTGGACGGGATGGAGGCGAGCAGGCTGCGACTCGATTCGGCGCTGCGCGCCGCCGGGGTCGCCGACGCCCACCAGGTCGCTCAACGGGCTTCGCTCCAGTTGGCCGATGCACAGACATCCGCCGAGACCGCCCTGCGGCAGACGGCCTCTGAGCTCACCGAACTGATCGAACTCTGGCCGAACGAGTGCGGAGCGCCGCCCGCCGCCTCGGTGCTGGCCGAGGCTTCCGCAGGGTCGGCGACCGCCCTACCCGGCTGGCTCATCGATGCGGGCCGCCTCGACCTGACCCGTGTCCCCACATCCGATCGGGCTCGGCTCGCCGATGGGCTCGAAACCCTGGCCCGGCGCGCCGACCGGGGCGCCGGCGAGCTCCGGGGTCGTGCCGGCGAGATCGCCCAGGCCCGTGAGTTGGCCCGGCAGGCCTCGGCCCGCCAAGACGAGGCCGACGCTGCGGCGAAGCAGGTGGCGCACCTGAGCGCAAAGCTGGGCGAGCTGGCGGCCGAGCAGCGCACGCTGGACGTCGAGCGCCAAGAACTCGCTGCGCTGGCCGGCGGCGCAGACCGGGCCCAGGCTGCGCTGACCCAAGCGACCGGGCTGCGCGACGCTCGGATTGCCCTCGATGGCGAGCGTCTCGCCTTGGCCGACATCGACGCCGCGCTCGCTGCCGTCGCTCAGCAGACGCAGGCGCTCACGGTCGAAGCCGACCGGCTCACTGCCCAGCGTGATGCAGCCCGTCAGGTAGCCGCATGCGTCGCAGATCATCGCGGCGATGCCGACCGGGCAGCGGCCGTGCTCCGCCTGGCCAAGCGGCGTGACCAGAACCAGTCCGAGCTGGCCGACGCCGTGGCAGCGCTACAGCGCCATGCAGACGTGTACGCCAACTTGATGACGGCCTTCACCGCCGATGCGGCGCCTCGTTTGGCGGCCGCGCTCATCGATGGCGACGACTGCCCGGTCTGTGGCTCGGCAGAACACCCGCACCTCGCGGCTGCGCCGGCCGGAGCGGAGCCCGTCTCCACCGCCGACCTCGAACGCGCCCACGCAGCCAACATGGCCGCTATCAGCAAGCATTCGGCGCTCCAGGACCGGCTCGACGAGTGTGTGGCCGAGTTGGGCGACGACGCGGCCGAATCGATCGCCGGGCTCACAGAACGTCACCGTGCGGCCCACAACCTGGTCGATCGGGCCGTCGCTGCTGCCGTGGCCGTGACCGACATCGAGCAGCGGTTGACCGAGTTGGTCCAGCAGCGCCAAGGACTGGAGCAGCGCGACCGAACGGCTCACGGCCAACAGGCCGCCGGGAGCGAGCGACTCACCGCCCTGCTGGAGCGGCTGGGCGACTCGGCAGACGAGGCCGCCGCCGACCTGGAGACACGAGTTGCGACCGCGGCGGACGACAACCGGCGCTGTGTCGCCGCCGTCGAGGCCGTCGTCGAACTGGACCAGCATCGGACAGAGCTGGCCGTCCAGATCGAGAACCTCACGTCTCAGCGCTCAAAGGCCGCCGAACAACAGCATGCCGCAGCTGCCCAGGCCGACCAGCTTCAGGTGCAGGCGACCGCTCAGCTGTCGTCGCCGGATGCCATCTGGCCCCATGCGCAGTTGGCGCAACGCTGCGAAACGCTGGCAACGGTTGGGCGACGGGCCGCATCCTCGCTCGGTCGCCTCGACGCTGCGGCCCTCACCGACCTTGAGTCCCAGGCTGCCCTTCGGTCCTCGTTGACCCGCCAGGGTTTCAACGACATCGACGACATCGCGGCCGCAGCACTCGAGGAGTCCGAGCGACGCAGGTTGGAGGCCTCGATCAGCCGCTGGGACGGCGAGGGTTTCGCCCTCACCCAACGGTTGGTCAACATCGTCGAGGGCGGGCTCAGCCTGATTGCCCCCGACCTCGACGGGCTGGCCGCCCAGCTGGCTGACGCCACCGACGCTGCCGACCGGCTGATCGAGCACGCCTCCACCGCACGCAATCACCTCGGTCGTGCACGCCGGGCCATCGCCGAGCTGGATGGCCGGGGTGATGAGCGGGCCGCTGCGCAGGCCGACTACGAGGCCACCGACCGCCTGGCGCGCATGTGCCGAGGCCACAATGCACAGCGGGTCACGCTGGAGGCCTGGGTGTTGGCGCATCACCTGCGCGAGGTGGTCACCTCGGCCAACCACCGCCTGGGAACGATGAGCCGAGGCCGGTTTCAGATTCATGTCGACGACGAGGCGGCCGACCAGCGGTCCAAGCATGGCCTCGACCTGTCGATCGCCGACGCCGAGACAGGCACCCGCCGGCCGGTGCGCACCCTGTCGGGCGGCCAGACCTTCCAGGCATCGCTCGCCCTAGCCCTAGGCCTGGCCGATACGATCGCCACCCAGCGGGTTGGCCGCGACATCGGTGCCACCTTCATCGACGAAGGCTTTGGTGGCCTCGACGCCGACAGCTTGGACACCGCAATCGAGGTGTTGAACAACCTGGGTGCCGAGGGTCAGATGATCGGCGTGATCACCCACGTCGAAGAGCTGAAGGCGGTGCTGCCGGTGGCGATCGAGGTCACGCCCATGGGTGGAGGTCGCAGCGAGCTGACCCAGCTGATCGGCAACCCGCCGGCAGGGGCATCATCGGCTGCGGGGTCGTCGGCCGAGGTGGCGTGA
- a CDS encoding TSUP family transporter: MRGLLASPLGLLIGLSLGALGGGGSILAVPALVYGAGETAQVATSTSLLVVGAASFMGVGSHWRAGRVKWGHGLLFGITGLGGSYIGTAANQAVDPDVLLLAFSGVMVAAAVAMWRRNKSVSPAATDPAVETPEVVAAPAGSGASVTSTRSPAAPVRDAALASPAADHAGQTGDPPAAPRADDPESLSWAALPKVLLAGTVVGLMTGFFGVGGGFVIVPALVLTMGFSMPDAVGTSLVVIAINSAMALGLRAGSLDIHWGDALPFLVLAIVGTVLGKRIADRVPASKLTTGFVVLLIALAAYTAISSISQLL, encoded by the coding sequence ATGCGCGGCCTGCTCGCCAGTCCCCTCGGTCTGTTGATCGGGCTCAGCTTGGGTGCCCTCGGAGGGGGCGGTTCGATCCTGGCCGTCCCCGCGCTGGTGTACGGGGCAGGCGAGACCGCCCAGGTCGCCACCAGCACCAGCCTGCTCGTCGTCGGCGCCGCGTCGTTCATGGGCGTCGGGTCGCACTGGCGGGCCGGCCGGGTGAAGTGGGGCCATGGGCTGTTGTTCGGCATCACCGGTCTGGGCGGCAGCTACATCGGTACCGCCGCGAACCAGGCGGTCGACCCCGATGTGCTGCTGCTGGCCTTCAGCGGCGTGATGGTGGCGGCGGCTGTCGCCATGTGGCGCCGCAACAAGAGCGTCTCCCCTGCGGCGACCGACCCCGCCGTGGAGACCCCCGAGGTTGTCGCGGCCCCGGCGGGTTCCGGTGCGTCGGTGACCTCCACGCGTTCGCCGGCGGCCCCGGTCCGTGATGCTGCGTTGGCTTCGCCGGCCGCAGACCATGCCGGGCAGACTGGCGACCCTCCTGCGGCCCCCAGAGCCGACGACCCCGAGAGCCTCAGCTGGGCCGCCCTGCCCAAGGTGCTGCTCGCCGGCACCGTCGTCGGCCTGATGACCGGCTTCTTTGGCGTCGGCGGCGGTTTCGTCATCGTCCCCGCACTGGTGCTCACCATGGGGTTCTCGATGCCCGACGCAGTGGGCACGTCGCTGGTGGTCATCGCCATCAACTCGGCCATGGCGCTCGGCCTGCGGGCCGGGTCGCTCGACATCCACTGGGGCGACGCGCTGCCGTTCCTGGTGCTGGCCATCGTCGGCACCGTGCTGGGCAAACGTATCGCCGATCGCGTGCCGGCCTCGAAGCTGACCACAGGGTTCGTGGTGTTGCTGATCGCCCTTGCCGCCTACACAGCGATCAGCTCGATCTCACAGCTCCTGTAG
- a CDS encoding GntR family transcriptional regulator, translating into MPLWCQVSDDLRRRLDAGDFAEHFPGDGELMEAYGVSRHTAREAVRRLADAGLVVRERGRGTRVTSPGIEQPLGTLYSLYRSIEAQGYEQHSVVRALDERTNAEAAGVLGLDEDEALVYLERLRQADGRALALDRSWLPASLARPILDCDFSRTALYGELAERTGVQPCSGWERIHPELPTAEQRSLLGIGAKQPVFAIERVTYGPDRQHPIEWRHSIVRGDTFAFVARWDSRDQGAQAVMEAEVLA; encoded by the coding sequence CTGCCCCTGTGGTGCCAGGTCTCGGACGACCTTCGGCGTCGGTTGGACGCCGGCGACTTTGCCGAGCACTTCCCCGGCGACGGTGAGCTGATGGAGGCCTACGGCGTCAGCCGTCACACCGCACGGGAGGCGGTGCGGCGCTTGGCCGATGCAGGCCTGGTCGTTCGGGAACGGGGTCGGGGAACCCGCGTGACCTCCCCAGGCATCGAACAACCGCTGGGCACCCTGTACTCCCTGTACCGATCGATCGAGGCCCAAGGCTACGAACAGCACAGCGTCGTTCGGGCACTCGATGAGCGCACCAATGCCGAGGCGGCCGGCGTGCTGGGCCTCGACGAAGACGAGGCGCTGGTGTACCTCGAGCGATTGCGGCAGGCCGACGGTCGCGCGCTGGCGCTCGACCGCTCATGGCTGCCCGCGTCGCTTGCCCGCCCCATCCTCGACTGCGATTTCAGTCGCACCGCCCTGTATGGCGAGTTGGCCGAGCGCACCGGTGTTCAGCCGTGTTCGGGCTGGGAGCGCATCCACCCCGAACTGCCCACCGCGGAGCAGCGTAGCCTGCTGGGCATCGGGGCGAAACAGCCGGTGTTTGCCATCGAGCGGGTCACCTACGGCCCCGACCGGCAACACCCGATCGAATGGCGCCACAGCATCGTGCGGGGTGACACGTTCGCCTTCGTGGCCCGCTGGGACTCCCGCGACCAGGGTGCCCAGGCGGTGATGGAGGCTGAAGTGCTGGCGTAA
- a CDS encoding exonuclease SbcCD subunit D, translated as MKFIHTSDWHLGRRLGEHALIDDQRVFCDWLVDLAVAEGAELIVIAGDVYDRDVPPTEAVALFRSTVKRLVSSGIKVAAIAGNHDSAERLSAYDGLTERSGVLVRGGFASAGQLHRWEFSDGPLAVAAVGFLAPAALPADRADEVEAAHLEAGRHGPWRTHDRVLAHHLDLARTAAEGAPRSLVISHAFVSGGLAGGSERQLAVGDAGQVAARRFDGFSYGALGHLHVSQRVDGRDQLRYSGSPLAYSFSTDDRTKKEVLVVDMDHSGAVSIEAIPVEAGRPVILRRGRLDDLVAKAPELDERSAYVRVELTDPVLPADARRILGGHFPHLVEIGHLPDRTGRAPSQATSSEVRALDPIEAARSFWDELSTEPLTSSDEQLLGEILAEAFSADVDDASPGDHAAGVPTTPSMAGTGAQP; from the coding sequence ATGAAGTTCATCCACACCAGCGACTGGCATCTCGGGCGACGCCTTGGGGAACACGCGCTGATCGACGACCAGCGGGTGTTCTGCGACTGGCTGGTCGACCTGGCCGTCGCCGAGGGTGCGGAGCTGATCGTCATCGCCGGCGATGTGTACGACCGCGACGTTCCCCCCACCGAGGCGGTCGCGCTGTTCCGGTCCACGGTCAAGCGGCTGGTGTCGTCCGGCATCAAAGTGGCCGCCATCGCCGGCAACCACGATTCAGCCGAGCGCTTGTCGGCCTACGACGGCCTCACCGAACGCTCGGGCGTGCTGGTGCGGGGTGGCTTCGCCAGCGCCGGCCAACTGCACCGCTGGGAGTTCTCCGATGGGCCCCTCGCCGTCGCAGCAGTGGGCTTCCTCGCCCCCGCCGCCTTGCCGGCCGACCGGGCCGACGAGGTGGAGGCCGCTCATCTCGAAGCCGGCCGTCACGGTCCATGGCGCACGCACGACCGCGTCCTCGCCCACCACCTCGACCTGGCCCGGACGGCGGCCGAGGGGGCACCCCGTTCCCTGGTGATCTCCCATGCCTTCGTGTCGGGCGGGCTCGCAGGTGGGTCCGAGCGCCAATTGGCCGTCGGCGACGCCGGCCAGGTGGCGGCCCGGCGCTTCGACGGCTTCTCCTACGGTGCGCTCGGCCACCTCCACGTCAGTCAAAGGGTGGATGGACGCGACCAACTGCGGTACAGCGGCAGCCCGCTGGCGTACTCGTTCTCGACGGACGACCGCACGAAGAAGGAAGTGTTGGTCGTCGACATGGACCACAGCGGCGCCGTCAGCATCGAGGCGATCCCGGTGGAGGCCGGGCGGCCGGTCATCCTTCGCCGGGGGCGCTTGGACGACCTCGTAGCCAAAGCGCCGGAGTTGGACGAGCGCTCCGCGTACGTGCGGGTTGAGTTGACCGACCCCGTGCTTCCAGCTGATGCCCGACGGATCTTGGGCGGACACTTTCCCCACCTGGTCGAGATCGGGCACCTTCCCGACCGCACGGGCAGGGCCCCGTCGCAGGCCACCAGCTCCGAGGTGCGAGCCCTCGACCCGATCGAGGCAGCCAGATCGTTCTGGGACGAGCTCAGCACCGAGCCGCTCACCTCATCCGACGAACAGTTGCTGGGCGAGATTCTGGCCGAGGCGTTCTCCGCCGACGTTGATGACGCATCGCCCGGCGATCACGCCGCTGGCGTCCCAACAACCCCGTCGATGGCTGGGACTGGGGCTCAGCCATGA